The sequence below is a genomic window from Opitutia bacterium.
AGCTCGGCAAGTCCTCCTACGGCGACTACCTCCGCCGCCTTCTCGCCTGAGCTTGGCGTTCGCGAGAACGCGCTCCTCAACGCGCTGAAGTTCCATGCAGGTCTCGTTCATCATCCCGCTTTTCAACTGCCTGCCGCTCACTCAGGCCATGTTGACGAGCCTGCGCGAGACGCTTCCCGCCGGACTGGCGCACGAGATCATTTTCGTCGACGATGGCAGCACCGATGGCACGCGTAGCTGGCTGGAGACGCTGCCCACGCCCACACGCGTCATCCTCAACGAGAAAAACCAGGGCTTCGCGGCCACCTGCAACCGCGGCGCGGCAGTCGCCACGGGGGAGTTTCTTTTTTTTCTCAACAACGACCTCGTGCTGCAGCCGGGCTGGTTCGAGCCGATGCACGCAGGCTTCGCTCGCCTTCCGCGGTCCGGCATCATCGGCAACGTGCAACTCCGACACGCCGACCGCACGCTCGACCACGCCGGCCTTGTTGTCAGTGCCAACGGGAAACCCGTGCACCTTAAAACGCTGCCGTCCGCCACGACCACCACACCGGGCTACGCCGCGATGCCGGCTGTCACAGGCGCGTGTTTCGCGATCCCACGCGGACTCTTCGCGCAACTCGGCGTCTTCGACGAGGAATTCAAAAACGGCGGCGAGGACGTGGATCTCTGCTTCCGTGCCCGCCAAGCCGGTCGCTCCACTTGGACGGCGCTGCAAAGCGTCGTGCTGCACCACGTCAGCGCTTCACCGGGAAGAAACCTTCGCAACGAAGAAAATTCTTACCGCCTTTTTCGCCGCTGGCGCGACGTGTTCGAACGCGAGGCGTGGCGCGCCTGGTGCGAGACTTTTCTCGCCGACGCCCAAGCCG
It includes:
- a CDS encoding glycosyltransferase family 2 protein gives rise to the protein MQVSFIIPLFNCLPLTQAMLTSLRETLPAGLAHEIIFVDDGSTDGTRSWLETLPTPTRVILNEKNQGFAATCNRGAAVATGEFLFFLNNDLVLQPGWFEPMHAGFARLPRSGIIGNVQLRHADRTLDHAGLVVSANGKPVHLKTLPSATTTTPGYAAMPAVTGACFAIPRGLFAQLGVFDEEFKNGGEDVDLCFRARQAGRSTWTALQSVVLHHVSASPGRNLRNEENSYRLFRRWRDVFEREAWRAWCETFLADAQAGRLPRHPRAEKAAADFLAGVTPRPGRWAESNVSQNLHAEESRWEQLLHAGKALAAPHGLPLS